A genomic segment from Osmerus mordax isolate fOsmMor3 chromosome 5, fOsmMor3.pri, whole genome shotgun sequence encodes:
- the vps26a gene encoding vacuolar protein sorting-associated protein 26A, with amino-acid sequence MSFLGGLFGPVCEIDVLLNDAESRKTAELKTEEGKIEKNYLFYDGESVSGKVNLNVKQTGKRLEHQGIRIEFVGQIELFSDKSNTHEFVNLVKELALPGELTQNRSYDFEFMQVEKPYESYVGANVRLRYFLKVTIVRRLSDLIKEYDLIVHQLATYPDVNNSIKMEVGIEDCLHIEFEYNKSKYHLKDVIVGKIYFLLVRIKIQHMELQLIKKEITGIGPSTTTETETVAKYEIMDGAPVKGESIPIRLFLAGYDLTATMRDVNKKFSVRYFLNLVLVDEEDRRYFKQQEVVLWRKAPEKMKKRNFHQRYESPEPRPTVPAEQPEM; translated from the exons ATG AGTTTCCTTGGTGGTTTGTTTGGCCCTGTATGTGAAATTGATGTCTTATTAAATGATGCTGAGTCTAGAAAGACAGCAGAACTGaaaacagaggaggggaagatcgAAAAGAACTATTTATTTTATGATGGAGAGTCTGTGTCCGGGAAG GTCAATCTGAATGTGAAGCAAACTGGGAAAAGACTTGAACATCAGGGGATCCGCATTGAGTTTGTGGGACAGATAG AGCTGTTCAGTGACAAAAGCAACACCCATGAGTTTGTGAACTTGGTGAAGGAGCTGGCACTGCCTGGGGAATTGACCCAGAACAGGAGCTACGACTTTGAGTTCATGCAGGTGGAGAAGCCTTATGAATCCTACGTAGGAGCCAATGTGAGACTCAG ATATTTCCTGAAGGTGACGATAGTGAGACGCCTCTCTGACCTGATCAAGGAGTATGACCTGATTGTCCACCAGCTGGCTACTTACCCTGATGTAAACAACTCCATCAAAATGGAGGTTGGCATTGAGGACTGCTTACACATAGAGTTTGAATACAACAAGTCAAA GTACCATTTGAAGGATGTGATTGTAGGAAAAATCTACTTCCTCCTGGTCAGGATCAAGATCCAGCACATGGAGCTACAGCTAATCAAGAAGGAGATCACTGGAATAG GGCCCAGCACGACCACGGAAACGGAGACGGTTGCCAAGTATGAGATTATGGATGGAGCCCCGGTAAAAG GAGAGTCAATTCCCATCCGACTCTTCCTGGCTGGTTATGACCTTACAGCCACAATGAGAGACGTCAACAAGAAGTTTTCTGTTCGCTACTTCCTCAACCTGGTGCTGGTtgatgaggaggacaggagatacTTCAAACAGCAG gAGGTTGTCTTGTGGAGGAAGGCTCCTGAAAAAATGAAGAAACGCAATTTCCACCAACGCTACGAGTCCCCTGAGCCCCGACCCACTGTCCCCGCAGAGCAGCCTGAGATGTAA
- the supv3l1 gene encoding ATP-dependent RNA helicase SUPV3L1, mitochondrial: MSVNRCVFIFSRVPQRIRAISVQNRNVLDSRARQVACIALLKHPSTGHLSPRRHVSSNSSSRPPDTSLFVPLSVKSELTADASVGAELTQPLDKSELLKVLNKFYKRPEIQKLAADHGLDARLFHQAFISFRKHVLEISAISADLHIVLNDICCGAGHIDDIYPYFMRHAKQIFPMLDCMDDLRKISDLRVPANWYPEARAIQRKIIFHAGPTNSGKTYHAIQRYLAAKSGVYCGPLKLLAHEIFEKSNNSEVACDLVTGEERTFVDPEGRQACHVACTIEMCSVNTPYEVAVIDEIQMIRDSSRGWAWTRALLGLCAEEIHVCGEPAAINFVTELMYTTGEEVEVRNYQRLTPFSIMDHAVESLDNLHPGDCIVCFSKNDIYSISRQIEIRGLECAVIYGSLPPGTKLSQAKKFNDPDDPCKILVATDAIGMGLNLSIKRIIFNSLVKPNVNEKGEKQMETISTSQALQIAGRAGRFSSIFKEGQVTTMYRDDLVVLRDLLGHSVEPIKTAGLHPTAEQIEMFAYHLPEATLSNLIDIFVSLSQVDGLYFVCNIDDFKFLADMIQHIPLNLRSRYVFCTAPINKKQPFVCTSFLKFARQFSRDEPLTFEWVCRQINWPLVPPKNIKDLVHLEAVHDVLDLYLWLSYRFMDMFPDAGHVRVIQQELDDIIQLGVRNITRLIRATEAADPLAGQQQKHAVPLRRSRKPAGSGGTGKDISLGSRLVKDGLLTSDLLRQLQREWSKEHTSVGEMANPITTAGTGKDKNKVKKKKK, encoded by the exons ATGTCAGTCAACAGATGCGTGTTTATTTTCTCACGGGTGCCGCAAAGAATTCGTGCAATATCTGTGCAAAACAGAAATGTACTTGACAGTCGTGCTAGGCAAGTTGCTTGTATAGCGTTATTAAAACATCCTTCAACGGGTCATCTGTCCCCAAGAAGACACGTTTCTTCCAACAGCTCTTCACGACCACCGGACACCTCGCTTTTTGTCCCCCTGAGCGTCAAAAGCGAGCTCACCGCGGATGCTAGTGTAGGAGCTGAGCTTACGCAACCTCTGGATAAAA GTGAACTTCTAAAAGTGCTGAATAAATTCTACAAGAGGCCAGAGATCCAAAAATTAGCAGCAGACCATGGTCTCGATG CTCGTCTCTTTCACCAAGCCTTCATCAGCTTTAGGAAGCACGTGTTGGAGATATCTGCCATCTCTGCTGATCTTCACATCGTTCTCAATGACATCTGCTGTGGAGCAG GGCACATAGATGACATCTATCCTTACTTCATGAGACACGCCAAGCAGATATTTCCTATGTTAGACTGCATGGACGATCTTCGCAAAATTAGTGATCTGCGTGTTCCCGCCAACTG GTACCCAGAGGCTAGGGCCATTCAAAGGAAGATCATATTTCATGCTGGGCCCACAAACAGTGGGAAGACCTACCATGCCATCCAGAGGTACCTGGCAGCCAAGTCCGGGGTCTACTGTGGGCCGCTGAAGCTGCTGGCCCATGAAATCTTTGAGAAGAGCAACAACTCA GAAGTGGCCTGTGACTTGGTGACGGGAGAGGAAAGGACGTTTGTGGATCCAGAGGGGAGGCAAGCTTGTCATGTGGCCTGTACCATTGAGATGTGCAGCGTCAACACACCTT ACGAGGTTGCAGTGATAGATGAGATCCAGATGATCAGAGACTCGTCAAGGGGCTGGGCCTGGACCAGGGCACTACTAG GACTGTGTGCAGAAGAGATCCATGTGTGTGGCGAGCCTGCTGCCATTAACTTTGTCACTGAGCTCATGTACActacaggagaggaggtagag GTGCGTAACTACCAGCGCCTGACACCTTTCTCCATTATGGACCATGCTGTGGAGTCTCTGGACAACCTCCACCCTGGAGACTGCATCGTGTGCTTCAGTAAAAACGACATCTATTCCATCAGTCGCCAGATTGAGATCCGTGGACTAGAGTGTGCGGTCATCTACGGCAGTCTGCCCCCTG GCACCAAGCTTTCTCAGGCGAAGAAGTTCAATGACCCCGACGATCCCTGCAAGATTCTGGTTGCCACAGACGCCATAGGCATGGGCCTGAACCT GAGTATCAAGCGCATCATCTTCAACTCTCTGGTGAAGCCCAACGTTAACGAGAAGGGGGAGAAGCAGATGGAAaccatctccacctcccaggCCCTGCAAATTGCCGGCAGAGCTGGCCGCTTCAGCTCAATCTTCAAAGAGGGACAGGTCACCACCATGTATCGAGACGACCTTGTTGTCCTCAGGGATCTCCTCGGTCACAGTGTTGAGCCCATCAAG ACAGCAGGTCTCCATCCTACAGCTGAGCAGATTGAGATGTTTGCCTACCACCTACCAGAAGCCACTCTCTCCAACCTCATA GATATCTTTGTGAGTCTCTCTCAAGTGGACGGCCTCTACTTCGTCTGCAACATTGACGACTTCAAGTTCCTGGCCGACATGATTCAGCACATCCCTCTGAACCTGCGCTCGCGCTATGTCTTCTGCACAGCACCCATCAACAAGAAACAGCCCTTCGTCTGCACCTCTTTCCTCAAG TTCGCCAGACAGTTCAGTCGAGATGAGCCTCTGACCTTTGAGTGGGTGTGTCGTCAAATCAACTGGCCGCTGGTCCCACCCAAAAACATCAAAGACCTGGTGCATCTGGAGGCTGTGCACGATGTTCTAGATCTCTACCTCTGGCTAAG CTACCGGTTCATGGACATGTTCCCAGACGCGGGCCATGTGAGGGTGATCCAGCAGGAACTGGACGACATCATCCAGCTGGGCGTCCGGAACATCACCCGCCTCATCAGAGCCACCGAGGCTGCGGACCCCTTGGCTGGCCAGCAGCAGAAGCACGCTGTCCCCCTCAGACGGAGCCGCAAGCCTGCAGGGAGCGGAGGCACGGGCAAGGACATCTCGCTGGGGTCTCGTCTGGTCAAGGATGGtttgctgacctctgacctcctgaGACAGCTGCAGAGGGAGTGGTCTAAAGAACACACCTCCGTTGGAGAGATGGCTAACCCAATAACGACAGCCGGGACAggaaaagacaaaaacaaagtgaagaagaagaagaaatga
- the hkdc1 gene encoding hexokinase HKDC1, with amino-acid sequence MFAVHLLSFYFSKLQEDQIKKVDRFLYAMRLSDEQLKDISARFMVEMEKGLSNESNATATVKMLPTHVRCTPDGSEKGEFLALDLGGSKFKVLQVRVREDGRGKVEMDSETYPVPAELRSGRGTEFFDHVAESLKDFLQKKNIMQKKKPLGLTFSFPCLQSTVDQGVLLSWSKNFKARGVQGTNVMESLRQAIQRAGVVDVDVLALVNDTVGAMMTCGYDDQRCEVGVIVGTGTNACYMEELRHIDLVEGDEGRMCINTEWGAFGDDGRLDDFITKFDREIDAASVNPGKQLFEKMVSGLYLGELVRLILLKMAKEGLLFGGGVSDALRTKGKLETRHICMMEEYKDGLRNTREVLVDLGLSPSDDDCLAVQHICTLVSFRSSNLCAATLAAILTRIRTNRKLKTLRITVGMDGTVYKTHPQYAKRLHKVVRRLVPDCHVRFLLSESGSGKGAAMVTAVAQRLAKQHAQMEATLEPFRLSPEQLGLVRDRMRASLEQGLKRESQDSASVKMLPSYVFKTPDGTERGKFLALDLGGTNFRVLVVKIRSGIRRSVRMYNKIYAIPQEIMQGTGEELFDHIVHCISDFLDYMGMKNTRLPLGFTFSFPCQQAGIDKGTLVSWTKGFKATDCEGYDVVEMLREAIKRRNEFDLDIVAVVNDTVGTMMTCAYEDSRCEVGLIAGTGSNVCYMEEMRNIQMVEGDEGQMCINTEWGGFGEDGCIDDIRTRFDGEVDKGSLNIGKQQFEKMTSGMYLGEIVRQILIDLTRRGLLFRGHVTETLKTRGIFETKFLSQIESDRLALLQVRSILQHLGLDSTCDDSIIVKEVCGAVSHRAAQLCGAGMAAVVEKIRENRGLATMDITVGVDGTLYKLHPHFSRVLQETVKALAPQCEVNFVLSEDGSGKGAALITAVARQSCQET; translated from the exons ATGTTTGCTGTCCACTTGCTCTCCTTCTATTTCTCCAAACTACAGGAGGACCAAATAAAAAAG gtggacaggttCCTGTATGCCATGCGTCTGTCAGACGAGCAGCTGAAGGATATCTCAGCTCGCTTcatggtggagatggagaaggggcTGTCCAACGAGAGCAACGCTACGGCCACTGTCAAGATGCTTCCAACTCATGTCCGCTGTACTCCTGACGGATCAG AGAAGGGGGAGTTTCTGGCTCTGGACCTGGGGGGCTCCAAGTTCAAGGTGCTGCAGGTGAGGGTACGTGAGGATGGCAGGGGGAAGGTGGAGATGGACAGTGAGACCTATCCAGTCCCAGCAGAGCTGCGCAGCGGCCGAGGCACTGAG TTTTTTGACCATGTTGCTGAATCTCTGAAGGACTTCCTGCAAAAGAAGAATATCATGCAGAAGAAGAAACCACTGGGCCTTACCTTCTCCTTCCCCTGTCTGCAGTCCACAGTTGACCAG GGAGTGCTGCTGTCCTGGTCCAAGAACTTTAAGGCCAGGGGAGTCCAGGGGACCAACGTGATGGAGAGCCTCAGACAGGCTATCCAAAGAGCTGGG GTCGTTGATGTCGACGTCCTAGCGCTGGTCAATGACACTGTGGGAGCCATGATGACTTGTGGTTATGATGATCAGCGCTGTGAAGTGGGAGTCATCGTAG GTACGGGCACTAACGCGTGCTACATGGAGGAGCTGAGGCACATTGACCTGGTGGAGGGCgatgaggggaggatgtgcATCAACACAGAGTGGGGTGCCTTCGGGGATGATGGGAGACTGGATGACTTCATCACAAAGTTTGACAGAGAGATTGATGCCGCCTCTGTCAACCCTGGAAAACAGCT GTTTGAGAAGATGGTGAGTGGGTTGTACCTGGGGGAGCTGGTGAGGTTAATCTTGTTGAAGATGGCCAAGGAAGGACTGCTGTTTGGAGGTGGGGTGTCTGATGCCCTCCGGACCAAAGGCAAACTGGAGACCAGACATATATGCATGATGGAAGA GTATAAGGATGGCCTGAGGAACACCAGAGAGGTGCTGGTCGACCTGGGCTTGAGCCCCTCTGATGACGACTGTCTGGCTGTGCAGCATATCTGTACCCTGGTCTCCTTCAGGTCGTCCAACCTCTGTGCTGCCACACTCGCCGCCATTCTCACACGCATCCGCACCAACAGGAAGCTAAAAACACTCCGCATCACAGTGGGAATGGACGGGACTGTCTACAAGACACACCCCCA GTATGCCAAGAGGCTTCACAAGGTGGTGCGTCGCCTCGTACCCGATTGTCACGTTCGCTTCCTGCTGTCCGAGAGCGGCAGCGGGAAGGGGGCTGCCATGGTAACGGCGGTGGCGCAGCGGCTGGCGAAGCAGCACGCTCAGATGGAGGCCACCCTGGAGCCATTCAGGCTGAGCCCCGAGCAGCTGGGGCTGGTCAGGGACAGGATGAGGGCCAGTCTAGAGCAAGGACTGAAAAGGGAGAGCCAGGACTCTGCCTCGGTGAAGATGCTGCCCTCATACGTGTTCAAGACCCCAGACGGAACAG agagagggaaattccTGGCGTTAGATCTCGGTGGAACCAATTTCCGGGTGTTGGTGGTGAAGATCCGTAGCGGGATCCGGCGCTCGGTCCGCATGTATAACAAGATCTACGCCATCCCCCAGGAGATCATGCAGGgcacaggggaggag CTGTTTGACCACATAGTTCACTGTATTTCTGACTTCCTGGACTACATGGGGATGAAGAACACCCGTCTTCCTCTGGGCTTCACTTTCTCCTTCCCCTGCCAGCAGGCAGGAATAGACAAG GGTACCTTGGTGAGCTGGACCAAGGGTTTCAAGGCCACTGACTGTGAAGGATATGATGTTGTGGAAATGCTTAGGGAGGCCATCAAGAGACGCAAC GAGTTTGACTTGGACATTGTTGCCGTGGTCAACGACACGGTGGGAACTATGATGACGTGTGCGTACGAGGACTCGCGGTGTGAGGTTGGACTCATCGCTG GAACGGGCAGTAACGTGTGCTacatggaggagatgaggaacatTCAGATGGTGGAGGGGGACGAGGGCCAGATGTGCATCAACACAGAGTGGGGGGGTTTCGGGGAGGACGGCTGCATCGACGACATCAGAACCAGGTTTGACGGAGAGGTGGACAAGGGGTCCCTCAACATCGGGAAGCAACA GTTTGAAAAGATGACCAGCGGGATGTATCTGGGGGAGATTGTCCGACAGATCCTGATTGACCTGACTAGGAGAGGCCTGCTATTCAGAGGACATGTCACTGAGACTCTGAAGACTAGGGGCATTTTTGAAACCAAGTTCCTGTCTCAAATAGAAAG TGACCGCCTGGCGCTCCTGCAGGTCAGGTCCATCCTGCAGCACCTGGGGCTAGACAGCACGTGTGATGACAGTATCATAGtcaaggaggtgtgtggtgccGTGTCTCACCGTGCAGCTCAGCTCTGCGGAGCCGGAATGGCCGCTGTGGTTGAGAAGATCCGAGAGAACCGCGGGCTGGCCACCATGGACATCACAGTGGGGGTGGACGGAACACTCTACAAGCTCCACCCACA TTTCTCCAGAGTGCTCCAGGAGACCGTCAAGGCCCTGGCGCCACAGTGTGAGGTCAACTTTGTCCTATCAGAGGACGGCAGTGGGAAAGGTGCTGCCCTCATCACCGCAGTAGCACGTCAGTCCTGTCAGGAGACATAA
- the LOC136943005 gene encoding hexokinase-1-like isoform X1 — protein sequence MIAAQLLAYYFTELKDDQVKRIDKYLYSMRFSDETLLDIMARFKRQLQNGLGGDTNPTATVKMLPTFVRSIPDGSERGDFIALDLGGSNFRILRVKVSDEKKQTVQMESQIYDTPEDIMHGSGTRLFDHVAECLGDFMEKQKIKDKKLPVGFTFSFPCQQTKLNEGYLLSWTKRFKANGVEGMDVVKLLNKAIKKRGDYDADIMAVVNDTVGTMMTCGFDDQRCEVGMIIGTGTNACYMEELRHIDLVEGDEGRMCINTEWGAFGDDGMLEDIRTEFDREIDRGSLNPGKQLFEKMVSGMYLGELVRLILVKMAKEGLLFEGRITPELLTKDKIETKHVSAIEKTKEGLTKAKEILTRLGVEPSSDDCIAVQHVCAIVSFRSASLIAATLGAILTRLKENRGVGRLRTTVGIDGSLYKMHPQYSRRLHKTVRRLIPDTDVRFLLSESGSSKGAAMVTAVAYRLADQSRQIVQTLSEFHLTTEQLLEVKKRMRTEMDIGLAKNTQDKATVKMLPSFVRSTPDGTENGDFLALDLGGTNFRVLLVKIRSGKRRTVEMHNKIYAIPMEVMQGTGEELFDHIVQCISDFLDYMGMKNTRLPLGFTFSFPCQQTSLDAGILLTWTKGFKATDCEGEDVVGLLREGIKRREEFDLDVVAIVNDTVGTMMTCAYEEDTCEVGLIAGTGSNACYMEEMRNIETVEGDEGRMCINMEWGAFGDNGCLDDMRTEYDRAVDELSLNPGKQRYEKMCSGMYLGEIVRNILIDLTKRGFLFRGQISETLKTRGIFETKFLSQIESDRLALLQVRSILQHLGLDSTCDDSIIVKEVCGVVSHRAAQICGAGMAAVVDKIRENRGLATMDITVGVDGTLYKLHPHFSKIMHKTVKELAPQCNVNFLLSEDGSGKGAALITAVGCRMRQQEQRS from the exons ATGATAGCTGCTCAGCTGCTGGCCTACTATTTTACTGAGCTGAAGGATGATCAGGTCAAAAGG ATCGACAAGTATCTGTACTCCATGCGCTTCTCAGATGAGACTCTCCTGGACATCATGGCCCGGTTCAAGAGGCAGCTGCAGAACGGACTGGGGGGTGACACCAACCCCACAGCCACCGTCAAGATGCTGCCCACCTTCGTCAGGTCCATACCCGACGGCTCAG agaggggagacttCATTGCTCTGGATCTGGGGGGCTCCAATTTCCGCATCCTGAGGGTGAAGGTGTCCGATGAGAAGAAGCAGACGGTGCAGATGGAGAGCCAGATCTACGACACGCCTGAAGACATCATGCATGGCAGCGGCACGCgg CTGTTTGACCACGTAGCAGAGTGTCTTGGGGATTTCATGGAGAAACAGAAGATCAAAGACAAGAAACTTCCTGTTGGCTTCACCTTCTCGTTCCCATGTCAACAGACCAAACTGAATGAG gGATATCTGTTGTCTTGGACCAAACGTTTCAAAGCCAATGGTGTGGAGGGGATGGATGTAGTCAAGCTGCTGAATAAAGCCATCAAAAAACGAGGG GACTATGATGCAGACATCATGGCCGTGGTGAACGACACGGTGGGAACCATGATGACGTGTGGCTTCGACGACCAGCGTTGTGAAGTTGGGATGATCATCG gtaCGGGCACCAATGCGTGCTACATGGAGGAGCTGAGGCACATTGACCTGGTGGAGGGGGATGAAGGCAGGATGTGCATCAACACAGAGTGGGGTGCCTTCGGGGATGATGGGATGTTGGAGGACATAAGGACAGAGTTTGACAGAGAGATCGACAGGGGCTCCCTCAACCCTGGAAAACAGCT gTTTGAGAAGATGGTGAGTGGGATGTACTTGGGGGAGCTGGTGAGACTGATCCTGGTGAAGATGGCCAAGGAAGGACTGCTGTTTGAAGGAAGGATAACCCCAGAGCTGCTCACCAAGGACAAGATTGAAACCAAGCACGTCTCTGCCATCGAAAA GACTAAGGAGGGCTTGACCAAGGCCAAGGAGATCCTGACCCGCCTAGGGGTGGAGCCATCCTCCGACGACTGCATCGCCGTCCAGCACGTCTGCGCCATCGTCTCCTTCCGCTCCGCCAGCCTGATCGCCGCCACCCTGGGCGCCATCCTCACCCGCCTGAAGGAAAACAGGGGTGTGGGTCGTCTTCGCACCACCGTGGGCATTGACGGATCCCTGTACAAGATGCACCCACA gtACTCTCGCCGACTCCACAAAACGGTCCGCCGACTGATCCCAGACACCGACGTGCGTTTCCTGCTCTCTGAAAGTGGCAGTAGCAAAGGGGCTGCCATGGTAACAGCTGTGGCCTACCGATTAGCTGACCAGTCTCGTCAGATAGTCCAGACGCTGTCGGAGTTCCACTTGACTACAGAGCAGCTGCTGGaggtgaagaagaggatgaggacgGAGATGGATATCGGCCTGGCCAAGAACACGCAGGACAAGGCCACAGTCAAGATGCTACCCAGTTTTGTACGCAGCACACCTGATGGCACAG AGAATGGGGACTTCCTGGCGTTGGATCTGGGTGGCACCAACTTCCGGGTATTGTTGGTGAAGATCCGCAGTGGAAAGAGGAGGACAGTGGAGATGCACAACAAGATCTATGCCATCCCCATGGAGGTGATGCAGGGCACTGGagaagag CTATTTGACCACATAGTTCAGTGTATTTCTGACTTCCTGGACTACATGGGGATGAAGAACACCCGTCTTCCTCTGGGCTTCACTTTCTCCTTCCCCTGTCAGCAGACCAGTTTGGACGCT GGCATCCTGTTAACATGGACCAAGGGTTTCAAGGCAACAGACTGTGAAGGAGAGGATGTGGTGGGGCTGCTCAGGGAGGGCATCAAGAGGAGAGAG GAGTTTGACCTGGATGTTGTGGCCATAGTGAATGACACAGTAGGAACCATGATGACATGCGCTTACGAGGAGGACACCTGTGAGGTCGGACTGATTGCAG ggacgGGCAGCAATGCCTGCTACATGGAAGAGATGAGGAACATTGAGACGGTGGAGGGCGACGAGGGGAGGATGTGTATCAACATGGAGTGGGGCGCGTTCGGGGACAACGGCTGTCTGGATGACATGAGGACAGAGTATGACAGGGCAGTGGACGAACTCTCTCTCAACCCCGGCAAACAAAG GTATGAGAAGATGTGCAGTGGGATGTACCTGGGGGAGATCGTCAGGAACATCCTGATCGACCTGACCAAACGGGGCTTCCTGTTCAGAGGACAGATATCAGAGACCCTGAAGACTAGGGGCATATTTGAGACCAAGTTTCTTTCCCAGATAGAGAG TGACCGCCTGGCGCTCCTGCAGGTCAGGTCCATCCTGCAGCACCTGGGGCTGGACAGCACGTGTGATGACAGTATCATAGTCAAGGAGGTGTGCGGCGTCGTGTCTCACCGTGCAGCTCAAATCTGCGGAGCCGGAATGGCCGCTGTCGTCGACAAGATCCGAGAGAACCGCGGGCTGGCCACCATGGACATCACCGTGGGAGTGGACGGAACACTCTACAAGCTCCACCCACA CTTCTCCAAGATCATGCACAAGACGGTGAAGGAACTGGCTCCTCAATGCAACGTGAACTTCCTGTTGTCAGAGGATGGGAGTGGGAAGGGAGCAGCCTTGATCACTGCTGTGGGCTGTCGCATGAGGCAGCAGGAACAGCGAAGCTGA
- the LOC136943005 gene encoding hexokinase-1-like isoform X2: protein MVSGMYLGELVRLILVKMAKEGLLFEGRITPELLTKDKIETKHVSAIEKTKEGLTKAKEILTRLGVEPSSDDCIAVQHVCAIVSFRSASLIAATLGAILTRLKENRGVGRLRTTVGIDGSLYKMHPQYSRRLHKTVRRLIPDTDVRFLLSESGSSKGAAMVTAVAYRLADQSRQIVQTLSEFHLTTEQLLEVKKRMRTEMDIGLAKNTQDKATVKMLPSFVRSTPDGTENGDFLALDLGGTNFRVLLVKIRSGKRRTVEMHNKIYAIPMEVMQGTGEELFDHIVQCISDFLDYMGMKNTRLPLGFTFSFPCQQTSLDAGILLTWTKGFKATDCEGEDVVGLLREGIKRREEFDLDVVAIVNDTVGTMMTCAYEEDTCEVGLIAGTGSNACYMEEMRNIETVEGDEGRMCINMEWGAFGDNGCLDDMRTEYDRAVDELSLNPGKQRYEKMCSGMYLGEIVRNILIDLTKRGFLFRGQISETLKTRGIFETKFLSQIESDRLALLQVRSILQHLGLDSTCDDSIIVKEVCGVVSHRAAQICGAGMAAVVDKIRENRGLATMDITVGVDGTLYKLHPHFSKIMHKTVKELAPQCNVNFLLSEDGSGKGAALITAVGCRMRQQEQRS, encoded by the exons ATGGTGAGTGGGATGTACTTGGGGGAGCTGGTGAGACTGATCCTGGTGAAGATGGCCAAGGAAGGACTGCTGTTTGAAGGAAGGATAACCCCAGAGCTGCTCACCAAGGACAAGATTGAAACCAAGCACGTCTCTGCCATCGAAAA GACTAAGGAGGGCTTGACCAAGGCCAAGGAGATCCTGACCCGCCTAGGGGTGGAGCCATCCTCCGACGACTGCATCGCCGTCCAGCACGTCTGCGCCATCGTCTCCTTCCGCTCCGCCAGCCTGATCGCCGCCACCCTGGGCGCCATCCTCACCCGCCTGAAGGAAAACAGGGGTGTGGGTCGTCTTCGCACCACCGTGGGCATTGACGGATCCCTGTACAAGATGCACCCACA gtACTCTCGCCGACTCCACAAAACGGTCCGCCGACTGATCCCAGACACCGACGTGCGTTTCCTGCTCTCTGAAAGTGGCAGTAGCAAAGGGGCTGCCATGGTAACAGCTGTGGCCTACCGATTAGCTGACCAGTCTCGTCAGATAGTCCAGACGCTGTCGGAGTTCCACTTGACTACAGAGCAGCTGCTGGaggtgaagaagaggatgaggacgGAGATGGATATCGGCCTGGCCAAGAACACGCAGGACAAGGCCACAGTCAAGATGCTACCCAGTTTTGTACGCAGCACACCTGATGGCACAG AGAATGGGGACTTCCTGGCGTTGGATCTGGGTGGCACCAACTTCCGGGTATTGTTGGTGAAGATCCGCAGTGGAAAGAGGAGGACAGTGGAGATGCACAACAAGATCTATGCCATCCCCATGGAGGTGATGCAGGGCACTGGagaagag CTATTTGACCACATAGTTCAGTGTATTTCTGACTTCCTGGACTACATGGGGATGAAGAACACCCGTCTTCCTCTGGGCTTCACTTTCTCCTTCCCCTGTCAGCAGACCAGTTTGGACGCT GGCATCCTGTTAACATGGACCAAGGGTTTCAAGGCAACAGACTGTGAAGGAGAGGATGTGGTGGGGCTGCTCAGGGAGGGCATCAAGAGGAGAGAG GAGTTTGACCTGGATGTTGTGGCCATAGTGAATGACACAGTAGGAACCATGATGACATGCGCTTACGAGGAGGACACCTGTGAGGTCGGACTGATTGCAG ggacgGGCAGCAATGCCTGCTACATGGAAGAGATGAGGAACATTGAGACGGTGGAGGGCGACGAGGGGAGGATGTGTATCAACATGGAGTGGGGCGCGTTCGGGGACAACGGCTGTCTGGATGACATGAGGACAGAGTATGACAGGGCAGTGGACGAACTCTCTCTCAACCCCGGCAAACAAAG GTATGAGAAGATGTGCAGTGGGATGTACCTGGGGGAGATCGTCAGGAACATCCTGATCGACCTGACCAAACGGGGCTTCCTGTTCAGAGGACAGATATCAGAGACCCTGAAGACTAGGGGCATATTTGAGACCAAGTTTCTTTCCCAGATAGAGAG TGACCGCCTGGCGCTCCTGCAGGTCAGGTCCATCCTGCAGCACCTGGGGCTGGACAGCACGTGTGATGACAGTATCATAGTCAAGGAGGTGTGCGGCGTCGTGTCTCACCGTGCAGCTCAAATCTGCGGAGCCGGAATGGCCGCTGTCGTCGACAAGATCCGAGAGAACCGCGGGCTGGCCACCATGGACATCACCGTGGGAGTGGACGGAACACTCTACAAGCTCCACCCACA CTTCTCCAAGATCATGCACAAGACGGTGAAGGAACTGGCTCCTCAATGCAACGTGAACTTCCTGTTGTCAGAGGATGGGAGTGGGAAGGGAGCAGCCTTGATCACTGCTGTGGGCTGTCGCATGAGGCAGCAGGAACAGCGAAGCTGA